Proteins encoded by one window of Rutidosis leptorrhynchoides isolate AG116_Rl617_1_P2 chromosome 7, CSIRO_AGI_Rlap_v1, whole genome shotgun sequence:
- the LOC139857023 gene encoding serine/threonine-protein kinase TIO-like encodes MCKHSSYFYSLLAKHNIISLLVDRLFDKDTNPRVSVYAIMMISKHSDLFYEDLRVCIPQLAKLLVSAESTNLTKKNVAGCLNHLSAHSNKLCEDMISKGAIEALLKVVADYADVALDQCKIDYIIEFPLYKVVEALATMCQHLPCSNFIGSIDVLPVFGKLCESPNKDIAGLATLILKRAIKS; translated from the exons ATGTGCAAGCATAGCTCTTACTTTTATAGCTTGCTG GCAAAGCACAACATCATTAGTCTGTTGGTAGATCGGTTATTCGATAAGGACACAAACCCTAGAGTTTCTGTATATGCT ATTATGATGATATCTAAACATAGTGACTTGTTTTACGAAGACCTGAGAGTATGTATACCCCAACTTGCAAAATTGCTAGTTTCAGCAGAGTCGACTAACTTAACAAAGAAGAATGTTGCTGGTTGTCTTAACCACCTTTCTGCCCACTCCAACAAACTTTGCGAAGATATGATTTCCAAAGGAGCAATTGAG GCTTTGTTAAAGGTGGTTGCTGATTACGCAGATGTTGCACTCGACCAATGCAAGATAGATTATATTATTGAGTTCCCACTATATAAAGTTGTTGAGGCATTAGCTACGATGTGTCAACATCTACCTTGTAGTAACTTCATCGGCTCAATAGACGTGTTACCGGTTTTTGGAAAACTATGTGAGTCCCCAAATAAAGACATTGCTGGATTAGCAACTCTCATTCTCAAAAGAGCAATTAAATCTTGA
- the LOC139859247 gene encoding uncharacterized protein, with amino-acid sequence MASSSTAPAIPTFNGLHYHIWAVKMKTYLKSQGLWKVVETDKDPPALRANPTVAQLKNYEEELLKKDKALTCLHSGLADQIFTSIMDLDTPKAVWDKIQDTYEGSDRVKAVRLLTLRREFELLKMNDDELVKDYSSRIMDVVNQIRLHGDKISDQKVVEKIMISVPQKFEAKISAIEESCDISMLTVSELTSKLQAQEQRVSMRSEEKVEGAFQASFKNNKAGNSRQNTYKRGNYKGNKSSNSRSSSSTSKKGTFPPCKVCQNTNHQEADCWFKDKPKFKCNFCKKFGHIEKYCRTKKNQCQTKELQLANVSEENQEVTEHLFMASHVDYKSRDVTIDEGVYWDWNMKEVKRHEASISNLQNESYYDDPEFDVEDTTDTEVLRTRKIDDVYESCNHVVMESESYIEASKHDEWNEAMKAELEMIKKNETWKLIDLPKDVDFGETLAPVARHDVIKLLLAVAAQRNLKIHHLDVKSAFLNAELVEEIYVKQPQGFEVAGQEDKVYRLYKALYGLKQAPRAWYSKIDAHLINHNFKRSPNESTLYVKQLNSQEVLIISLYVDDLLVIGSNDNLVEEFKKQMKSEFEMSDLGLMHYFLGMKINQQTSGVYISQKKYASDMLKRFNMFSCKPVTSPLVLNCKLSKEDGDKLADPTLYRSIIGSLLYLAISRPDLAYAASFLSRFMTSPTSSHLGAARRVLRYLKGSLDLGIMFERNKDVKLEGYSDSDWAGSVDDMKSTSGYVFNRGSGAFCWNSKKQSVVAQSTAEAEYIAIAAAVNHAVWIRKLLSDLDLTQDSPTVIYCDNKSAIAIAENPVQHGRTKHINVKYHVIREAEKNREVKLKYCTSDDQLADMLTKSLTGMKLDQLKTRLMMSNNNLKEESTKSCYLNLSRVDFYYILEHLQALLKVVADYSVAALDPSTMDAIIESPLYKVVEALGFLNPNLMKRLLDESSPTIVKVGALKIVSKVAAIDKLQMCVAGAAGL; translated from the exons ATGGCATCTAGTTCAACTGCTCCAGCAATTCCAACATTTAATGGGTTGCACTATCATATTTGGGCAGTAAAGATGAAGACATATTTGAAGTCTCAAGGTTTATGGAAGGTTGTAGAGACTGATAAAGATCCTCCAGCACTCAGAGCAAACCCAACTGTTGCTCAACTAAAAAATTATGAAGAAGAGTTGCTGAAGAAAGATAAGGCACTTACCTGTTTACATTCAGGACTTGCTGATCAAATTTTCACCTCAATAATGGACTTGGACACACCAAAAGCTGTGTGGGATAAAATTCAAGATACCTATGAAGGTTCTGATAGAGTTAAAGCTGTCAGATTATTGACTCTTAGACGAGAGTTTGAATTGTTGAAAATGAACGATGATGAACTCGTGAAAGATTATTCATCCCGAATAATGGATGTTGTTAATCAAATTAGACTTCATGGTGACAAGATTTCAGACCAGAAAGTGGTGGAGAAGATAATGATAAGTGTCCCTCAAAAGTTTGAAGCCAAAATTTCCGCAATAGAAGAATCTTGTGATATTAGCATGCTTACGGTTTCTGAACTAACCAGTAAGCTTCAAGCACAAGAACAAAGGGTCTCTATGAGATCCGAAGAAAAGGTTGAAGGTGCTTTTCAAGCTTCTTTCAAAAATAACAAGGCTGGGAATTCAAGACAAAACACATATAAGAGAGGAAATTATAAAGGAAATAAAAGTTCAAACTCGCGAAGCTCCTCTTCAACATCAAAGAAAGGTACTTTCCCTCCATGTAAAGTTTGTCAAAATACAAATCATCAAGAAGCTGATTGTTGGTTCAAAGATAAACCAAAATTTAAGTGCAATTTTTGCAAAAAGTTTGGACATATTGAGAAATATTGTAGAACAAAGAAAAATCAATGTCAAACAAAAGAACTTCAGTTGGCAAATGTTTCTGAAGAAAATCAGGAAGTAACTGAACACTTGTTCATGGCATCACATGTCGATTACAAAAGTAGAGATGTGACTATTGATGAAGGAGTCTACTGGGATTGGAATATGAAGGAAGTTAAAAGGCATGAAGCTTCTATTTCAAATCTCCAAAATGAATCTTATTATGATGATCCAGAATTTGATGTCGAAGACACAACTGACACCGAAGTTTTGAGAACCAGAAAAATTGATGATGTATACGAGTCTTGTAATCACGTTGTTATGGAGTCCGAAAGCTATATTGAAGCTTCCAAACACGATGAATGGAATGAAGCCATGAAAGCAGAACTTGAAATGATTAAGAAAAATGAAACATGGAAGCTTATTGATTTGCCAAAGGATGTGGATTTTGGAGAGACTTTAGCTCCAGTTGCTCGTCATGACGTGATCAAGTTATTGTTAGCTGTAGCTGCTCAACGCAATTTGAAAATTCATCATCTTGATGTGAAATCTGCATTTTTGAATGCTGAACTTGTGGAGGAGATTTATGTAAAGCAACCTCAAGGCTTTGAAGTAGCTGGCCAAGAAGATAAAGTATACAGACTAtataaggcactttatggtctaaagcaagcaccaaGGGCTTGGTATTCTAAGATTGATGCTCATTTGATAAATCATAATTTCAAGAGGAGTCCAAATGAGTCAACTCTTTATGTGAAACAATTAAATTCTCAAGAGGTACTGATTATCTCTCTTTATGTTGATGATTTACTTGTGATCGGGAGCAACGATAATCTTGTTGAAGAGTTCAAGAAACAAATGAAATCTGAATTTGAAATGTCAGATTTGGGACTCATGCATTATTTTCTTGGCATGAAAATTAATCAACAAACTAGTGGTGTTTATATTTCTCAGAAAAAATATGCAAGTGACATGCTCAAGAGATTCAACATGTTTTCATGCAAACCAGTCACATCACCACTTGTTTTAAATTGCAAGTTGTCTAAAGAAGATGGAGATAAACTAGCTGATCCAACTCTATACAGAAGTATTATCGGGAGTCTATTATATTTGGCAATCTCAAGACCCGATTTAGCTTATGCAGCTAGTTTCTTATCAAGGTTTATGACTTCACCAACTAGTTCTCACTTGGGAGCTGCCAGGAGAGTCTTAAGATACTTAAAAGGTTCTCTCGATCTGGGGATTATGTTCGAGAGAAACAAAGATGTGAAACTTGAAGGATATtctgatagtgattgggctggaagTGTTGATGATATGAAGAGTACTTCTGGTTATGTTTTCAATCGTGGTTCAGGGGCATTTTGCTGGAACTCAAAAAAGCAAAGCGTTGTCGCACAATCTACTGCAGAGGCGGAATATATTGCAATCGCGGCTGCTGTGAATCATGCTGTTTGGATAAGAAAGCTGTTGTCCGACTTGGATCTTACACAAGACAGTCCAACAGTCATCTATTGTGATAACAAATCTGCTATTGCTATAGCAGAGAATCCGGTGCAACACGGAAGAACAAAACACATCAATGTCAAATATCATGTTATTCGAGAAGCCGAGAAGAATAGAGAAGTCAAGCTGAAATACTGCACCTCCgatgatcaattggcagatatgctTACAAAGTCTCTCACGGGAATGAAGCTAGATCAATTGAAGACTCGACTTATGATGTCCAACAACAATCTTAAGGAGGAGT caacaaagtcttgctacCTTAATCTTTCAAGAGTAGATTTCTATTATATTCTTGAACATTTACAG GCTTTGTTAAAGGTGGTTGCAGATTACTCAGTTGCTGCACTTGACCCAAGCACGATGGATGCTATCATTGAGTCACCGTTATATAAAGTTGTTGAGGCATTAG GTTTCTTAAATCCAAATTTAATGAAAAGGTTACTTGATGAATCTTCACCAACTATAGTCAAGGTTGGCGCTCTTAAAATAGTTTCAAAAGTAGCCGCAATCGACAAG TTGCAAATGTGCGTGGCTGGAGCTGCAGGGCTATAG
- the LOC139859248 gene encoding probable serine/threonine-protein kinase PBL1 — protein sequence MAMPFKDLEHLSIPFEHIKEATENFTTIIGKGGYGPVYKGQLSLSGERELTTVAIKRLDTRISGQGLNEFLTEIQLLSRYKHPNLVSLLGYCDQGPEKVLIYEYAHRGSLDKYLRTSPDSTCQLTWMQRLNICVDAARGLDHLHNHVAEHERVIHRDIKSANVLLDSNWRAMIADFGISKIGRANENETFIFTDVSGTKGYVDPAYHRSGILTKESDVYSFGVVLFEVLCGRSCFYMDIVSKQRLLPQLAQSLYREETINRIIDPTLSEYMNTNSSKKFSRIAYQCLLEDRQGRPSMDVVLLELEKALKLQENADKARLSLTDRKIKEKLDSHVALTNPFNEVLVNRDNELLYDGDEGSNHEMTLSRGNWTPMCLPESWLSLYPYTEYISPAVVDWFSGETIVATAGVTTIEHFSSVCRYIHAPGSRDTHMVENSNEQNPDGKMGLVPRGGGGVGGGGNEDINEDDYG from the exons ATGGCCATGCCGTTTAAAGACTTGGAGCATCTCAGTATTCCATTTGAGCATATAAAAGAAGCCACCGAAAACTTTACAACTATTATCGGAAAGGGCGGGTATGGCCCTGTTTATAAGGGACAACTCTCACTCTCCGGTGAAAGGGAACTCACCACTGTTGCTATAAAGCGACTTGATACTAGAATTTCTGGTCAAGGGCTTAACGAGTTCTTAACAGAGATTCAATTGCTATCTCGTTATAAACATCCAAACCTGGTCTCCCTTCTTGGTTATTGCGACCAAGGCCCTGAAAAAGTTCTTATCTATGAATATGCACATCGCGGTAGCCTCGACAAGTACCTACGTACATCTCCGGATTCAACGTGTCAGCTGACATGGATGCAGCGACTAAATATTTGTGTCGACGCAGCCCGTGGTTTAGATCACCTACACAACCACGTTGCAGAACACGAACGAGTAATCCATAGAGATATCAAGAGTGCTAATGTTCTCTTGGATAGTAACTGGAGGGCAATGATTGCGGATTTCGGCATTTCCAAAATAGGTCGAGCCAATGAAAATGAAACCTTTATATTCACAGATGTGAGTGGCACAAAGGGTTATGTTGATCCTGCTTACCATCGTTCCGGGATATTGACCAAAGAGTCGGACGTTTACTCGTTCGGTGTCGTACTGTTTGAAGTCCTATGTGGCCGTTCGTGCTTCTATATGGATATAGTGAGTAAACAAAGATTATTACCTCAACTGGCTCAAAGCTTGTATAGAGAGGAAACAATAAATCGGATAATTGATCCTACCTTGAGTGAGTACATGAACACCAACTCCAGTAAAAAGTTTTCACGTATTGCATATCAGTGTCTGCTAGAAGATCGACAAGGACGCCCATCAATGGATGTGGTATTACTAGAACTTGAGAAAGCATTAAAACTGCAG GAGAACGCGGATAAAGCCCGTCTATCCTTGACAGATAGAAAGATAAAGGAGAAGTTAGATTCTCATGTGGCATTAACGAATCCATTTAACGAAGTTCTTGTCAACAGGGACAATGAG TTACTATATGATGGTGATGAGGGTAGCAATCATGAGATGACTTTATCTCGAGGAAATTGGACACCTATGTGTTTGCCTGAATCTTGGTTATCTCTTTACCCTTATACGGAGTATATAT CGCCAGCAGTTGTCGATTGGTTTTCCGGTGAGACAATTGTTGCTACTGCCGGTGTTACTACTATCGAGCATTTCTCTTCTGTATGTAGATACATTCACGCTCCT GGATCAAGGGATACCCACATGGTGGAAAACAGTAATGAGCAAAACCCAGATGGGAAGATGGGATTAGTA CctcgtggtggtggtggtgttggtggtggtgggaATGAAGATATTAATGAAGATGATTATGGTTGA